The following proteins come from a genomic window of Patescibacteria group bacterium:
- the fusA gene encoding elongation factor G: protein MAREFTLENTRNVGTIAHIDAGKTTVTEGILYRTGVVHKIGEVHQGEATMDWMEQERERGITITSAATTCFWKDKRINIIDTPGHIDFTVEVERSLRVLDGACVMFDGKMGVEPQSETVWRQADKYGVPRICFINKINQTGGDFYKSLESIHERLSKHAYPVHLPIGFEQEINGIVDVIEMKAYQYSDYTDKELKEVEIPDDMMEKARNYRRHLIEAAVEADDTIMEKYLDGTELTEVEIKQVIRKSVLRGDFFLVAGGDGRGVIVEKLLDLIVDYLPSPLDVTAPLAVDNKTGEERLLEVSDEAPFAGLAFKIATDPFVGKLCFFRVYTGVLKSGSYIYNVSTGEKERIGRIVRMHANNREEVSEVHAGDIAAAVGLKNTVTGNTLCDESAQVLLESIDFPAPVINIAIEPKTKADQEKMGIALSRLAEEDPTFRVSTDEDSGQTIIAGMGELHLEVLVDRMKREFKVEANVGRPQVAFRETIKGTTQIEHKFIRQSGGRGQYGHVYLELSPLVHTEDSDKSQTFEFENAIVGGAVPREYIAPVEAGVKEAMRNGVIAGYPVVDLHCKLYDGSYHDVDSSEIAFKIAASMALQEGVKKADPVIMEPTMRVEVTTPDEFMGDVIGDINSKRGRVDTMEDRSGAKVIRSFVPLAEMFGYATSLRSMTQGRASYAMEFDHYAEVPNHVAEELKGKYTASREAGESRS, encoded by the coding sequence ATGGCTCGAGAATTTACATTAGAAAATACCCGAAATGTCGGGACTATCGCCCACATTGATGCAGGCAAGACAACCGTAACCGAAGGAATACTATACCGGACTGGAGTTGTCCACAAGATTGGTGAAGTTCACCAAGGTGAGGCTACTATGGACTGGATGGAACAAGAGCGTGAGCGCGGCATAACTATTACTTCGGCGGCCACAACTTGCTTCTGGAAGGACAAACGAATTAATATCATCGACACCCCTGGACACATCGACTTCACAGTAGAGGTCGAAAGATCACTCAGGGTTCTTGATGGAGCTTGTGTGATGTTTGATGGCAAAATGGGCGTCGAACCTCAGTCCGAAACCGTATGGCGGCAGGCTGATAAATATGGAGTCCCTAGGATTTGCTTTATAAATAAGATTAACCAAACTGGCGGCGATTTTTACAAGAGCTTAGAGTCTATTCACGAGCGACTTAGCAAGCACGCATATCCGGTTCATTTGCCTATTGGCTTTGAGCAGGAAATCAATGGAATCGTAGATGTTATCGAGATGAAGGCCTACCAATACTCAGATTATACCGATAAGGAACTCAAAGAAGTTGAGATACCTGACGACATGATGGAGAAAGCCAGAAATTATAGACGCCACCTTATTGAAGCAGCCGTAGAGGCTGATGATACAATTATGGAGAAATATCTTGACGGCACCGAGCTTACCGAAGTAGAGATCAAACAAGTAATTCGAAAGTCTGTCCTTAGGGGAGACTTTTTCTTGGTGGCTGGTGGCGATGGACGCGGTGTAATCGTCGAAAAGCTGCTTGATTTAATTGTAGATTATCTCCCCAGCCCCCTAGATGTCACTGCGCCTCTTGCAGTAGATAATAAAACTGGTGAGGAAAGACTCCTGGAAGTGAGCGATGAGGCTCCTTTTGCTGGCTTGGCATTTAAAATAGCGACTGATCCATTTGTCGGGAAGCTTTGTTTCTTTAGAGTTTATACTGGAGTACTCAAATCAGGTAGCTACATTTATAATGTTAGTACAGGCGAAAAAGAGCGTATCGGGCGAATTGTCCGTATGCACGCCAATAATAGAGAAGAGGTCTCGGAGGTTCACGCAGGGGATATAGCCGCTGCAGTTGGCCTTAAGAACACCGTAACTGGTAACACACTTTGCGATGAGTCGGCCCAAGTACTTCTTGAATCAATTGATTTCCCAGCCCCAGTAATTAATATTGCTATCGAACCTAAAACTAAAGCCGACCAGGAGAAGATGGGCATAGCGCTGAGCCGTCTCGCCGAAGAAGATCCTACCTTTAGAGTCAGTACCGATGAAGATTCTGGGCAGACTATTATAGCCGGAATGGGCGAACTGCACTTAGAGGTATTGGTGGATAGAATGAAGCGCGAATTTAAGGTAGAGGCAAATGTTGGACGACCCCAGGTTGCTTTTAGGGAGACTATTAAAGGCACAACTCAGATAGAGCATAAATTTATCCGTCAATCTGGCGGTAGAGGCCAATACGGCCATGTCTACCTCGAGCTAAGCCCACTAGTACACACCGAGGATAGCGATAAATCTCAGACATTTGAATTTGAGAATGCTATTGTCGGCGGGGCTGTGCCTCGAGAGTATATTGCCCCTGTAGAGGCTGGTGTTAAGGAAGCAATGCGTAATGGAGTTATTGCCGGGTACCCTGTAGTTGATTTGCACTGCAAGCTATACGATGGGAGTTACCATGATGTAGATTCATCAGAAATAGCCTTCAAAATAGCTGCATCTATGGCCCTTCAAGAAGGAGTTAAGAAGGCCGACCCAGTAATCATGGAGCCAACTATGCGTGTTGAAGTTACTACCCCGGATGAATTCATGGGGGATGTTATAGGGGATATTAATTCGAAGCGTGGCCGAGTTGATACTATGGAAGAT
- the rpsG gene encoding 30S ribosomal protein S7, with translation MPRKVTKSLKRILPADRVYNSVLVTKMINKVMLDGKKRLAENLVYGAISQAAAKTKKDPLEVFEGAIKNVSPQVQVKSKRIGGANYQVPIEVKGDRKVHYAMVWMLDSARKKKGSSFDKKLATELVAAYNNEGDAVKKKQDTHQMAEANKAFAHFARY, from the coding sequence ATGCCAAGAAAAGTCACAAAATCACTCAAGAGAATACTACCAGCAGACCGCGTGTATAATAGCGTTCTAGTTACCAAGATGATCAATAAGGTCATGCTAGATGGTAAAAAGAGGTTAGCCGAGAATCTTGTCTATGGAGCTATCAGCCAGGCAGCTGCAAAGACCAAAAAAGACCCCTTAGAAGTGTTCGAAGGTGCAATCAAAAATGTCAGCCCCCAAGTGCAGGTTAAATCTAAGCGTATTGGTGGAGCAAACTATCAAGTCCCTATCGAAGTTAAGGGAGATCGCAAAGTTCATTATGCAATGGTCTGGATGCTAGATTCAGCCCGAAAGAAAAAAGGAAGTAGTTTTGATAAGAAACTAGCCACAGAACTAGTCGCGGCCTATAACAACGAAGGTGATGCAGTTAAGAAGAAGCAAGATACTCACCAGATGGCTGAAGCAAACAAAGCCTTTGCTCACTTCGCAAGGTACTAG
- the rpsL gene encoding 30S ribosomal protein S12 — protein MPTINQLIRKPRSRKTTKTKSPALGRTFNALKNQSALNNSPFKRGVCVKVYTQTPRKPNSALRKVARVRLTNGMEVTAYIPGEGHNLQEHSVVLVRGGRVKDLGGVRYHIVRGHLDTGGVSDRKQGRSKYGTKKASGSKKD, from the coding sequence ATGCCTACAATCAATCAACTCATTAGAAAACCGCGTTCGCGCAAAACAACCAAGACTAAATCTCCAGCCTTGGGCCGGACCTTTAACGCTCTTAAAAATCAGTCAGCATTGAATAACTCACCCTTCAAGCGGGGCGTCTGTGTTAAGGTTTATACTCAAACACCTCGTAAGCCAAACTCCGCCCTGCGTAAGGTTGCTCGAGTAAGGCTCACTAACGGAATGGAAGTCACTGCCTACATACCAGGTGAAGGTCACAATCTTCAGGAGCATTCCGTAGTTTTGGTTAGGGGAGGACGGGTTAAGGATCTTGGTGGTGTTCGCTATCATATAGTTCGAGGACATTTAGACACAGGTGGTGTCAGCGATCGCAAGCAAGGCCGAAGTAAATATGGCACTAAAAAGGCCAGCGGAAGCAAGAAGGATTAA
- the rpoC gene encoding DNA-directed RNA polymerase subunit beta', which translates to MNISANEQMILDFDGIRLSVASPETILDWSHGEVTKPETINYRTQKPEKDGLFCEKIFGPTKDWQCYCGKYKGIRYKGIACDKCGVLVTRSIVRRERMGHITLAVPVTHIWFLRGTPSPISLILNIGVRDLERVVYFANFVVTDVDEKAKSESLKELDVDFKSRRKAILTKYEIKNPDKEVLSDEVINELAELDNSYTTAKSDLTNLAKSELLPEGRYRELNQKFGHVFKAGIGAEAVQQLLAEVDLKKLTKSLKDESENTIGQKKKKALKRLKLVEGMMQAQLRPEWLITSQLPVIPPDLRPMVQLDGGRFAASDLNDLYRRVINRNNRLKKLYRLQAPEVICRNEKRMLQEAVDALIDNNARRDRAVSAAGSRKKLKSLTDLLKGKQGRFRQNLLGKRVDYSGRSVIVIGPHLKLDQCGIPKMMALELFKPFVIGQLIDRGYAHNVKSASRMIERARTEVWDTLDDVIAGKYVLLNRAPTLHRLGIQAFKPTLIEGKAIQLHPMVCAAFNADFDGDQMAVHVPLGDAAQAEARDIMLSRHNLLKPSSGEPVVNPSKDIVLGCYFMTSSKAGSKGEGKIFENSDAAVLAHQEGIVDLRANIKVRIAHEINKDEYQIIDTTAGRLLFNEVLPEGMSYQNDPMTKSKLKKVMAEVFDVFGVNATADLSDDVKDLGFKYATLSGISIGMDDLVVPEDRAGIISEGEAKVVGYASQYNQGLITDEERYQKTIIAWKEVGVAVEKSLVDTLTSSESTLTLDMESGARTTMAQVNQMAGMLGLMLNPSGRTIELPIRSNYKDGLSVLEYFISTHGARKGLTDTALRTAESGYLTRRLVDVSQDIVISEDDCGDKEGYLITRAEAEAAGEEGIGAWLAGRNIHEKIVDPATGKTLIKKGDLILPDVAKKINDLGIDTVKIRSVLKCKSLWGVCAQCYGLDLGSGKPIRHGEAVGIIAAQSIGEPGTQLTMRTMHAGGIATEDITQGLPRVEEIFEVRSPKGQAILADVEGTIQIRKAGNKQNIIIIPDDQKVTEYKFGEMIVKVKAGDMVERSQVLAESKDGKRTIKAGGSGEVKIDNDKILLTHLGAGLREHTVGEYVALEVKNGGRVEVGQRLTEGPINLQDMLKLRGEEAVQRYIIDEVQAIYLSQGQTIAAKHIEVIIRQMFSRVMIEEPNATSFISGDVVSQTSLKVENLKVSKKGKKPATYELLLMPITKISTGADSWLSAASFQETTRVLIGAAMRGKSDNLRGLKENVIIGRLIPVGTGFRGKEGGNA; encoded by the coding sequence ATGAATATTAGCGCAAACGAACAAATGATTTTGGATTTTGATGGAATCCGACTTTCAGTTGCATCGCCAGAGACAATCCTAGATTGGTCTCACGGAGAAGTAACTAAGCCAGAAACCATTAACTACAGGACTCAAAAACCAGAGAAAGATGGCTTATTCTGCGAAAAGATTTTTGGACCAACAAAAGACTGGCAATGTTACTGCGGTAAGTACAAAGGCATTCGCTACAAAGGCATTGCCTGCGACAAGTGCGGTGTATTGGTAACAAGAAGTATTGTGAGACGAGAGCGCATGGGGCATATCACTTTAGCCGTACCCGTCACGCATATTTGGTTCTTGAGGGGGACTCCAAGCCCGATTAGCTTAATTCTAAATATTGGGGTTAGAGACCTAGAGAGGGTTGTTTATTTCGCTAACTTTGTAGTAACCGATGTGGATGAAAAGGCCAAGTCTGAGTCCCTTAAGGAGCTGGATGTAGATTTCAAGAGTAGACGCAAGGCTATTTTAACGAAATATGAGATAAAGAACCCCGATAAGGAAGTTCTCAGCGACGAAGTTATCAATGAGCTTGCCGAGCTAGACAACTCTTATACCACCGCTAAATCTGACCTTACCAATCTAGCCAAGAGCGAACTATTGCCAGAAGGCCGTTACAGAGAATTAAATCAAAAATTTGGGCATGTCTTTAAGGCTGGTATTGGTGCAGAGGCAGTTCAGCAGTTACTGGCTGAAGTAGATCTAAAGAAACTCACAAAGAGCCTCAAAGACGAATCTGAAAACACAATTGGTCAAAAGAAGAAAAAAGCCCTAAAACGACTTAAGCTAGTCGAAGGCATGATGCAGGCTCAACTTCGGCCAGAGTGGCTGATAACAAGTCAGCTGCCAGTTATCCCCCCAGACCTTAGACCTATGGTACAGCTTGATGGTGGCCGATTTGCCGCATCAGATCTTAATGATCTTTATCGAAGAGTCATAAATCGAAATAATCGACTCAAGAAGCTCTATAGGCTACAAGCTCCAGAAGTAATTTGCCGCAATGAGAAGCGTATGCTTCAGGAGGCAGTCGATGCCCTAATAGACAACAATGCTAGGCGAGATAGAGCAGTATCGGCAGCCGGCAGTCGCAAAAAACTCAAAAGCCTAACTGATTTACTTAAGGGAAAACAGGGAAGATTCCGTCAAAACCTTCTTGGCAAACGAGTGGACTATTCTGGCCGATCCGTAATTGTAATCGGGCCCCACTTAAAGCTAGATCAATGCGGTATCCCCAAGATGATGGCCCTAGAACTATTCAAGCCTTTTGTGATAGGCCAGTTAATCGATCGAGGCTATGCACATAATGTTAAGAGCGCATCGAGAATGATTGAAAGAGCACGCACTGAAGTATGGGACACACTCGACGATGTAATCGCCGGTAAGTATGTGCTTCTTAATCGAGCACCCACTCTTCACAGATTAGGCATCCAGGCTTTTAAGCCAACTTTAATCGAAGGTAAGGCTATCCAGCTCCACCCAATGGTGTGTGCGGCCTTTAATGCTGATTTCGATGGAGATCAAATGGCAGTTCATGTTCCTCTAGGTGATGCAGCCCAGGCTGAAGCACGAGATATCATGCTCTCGCGCCATAATCTACTCAAGCCATCTTCTGGTGAGCCAGTAGTCAATCCAAGCAAAGACATCGTGCTGGGCTGTTACTTTATGACTTCTTCTAAGGCTGGTTCTAAGGGCGAAGGCAAGATTTTTGAAAACTCCGACGCAGCCGTCCTAGCACATCAAGAGGGTATCGTAGATTTACGAGCTAATATTAAAGTAAGGATAGCGCATGAAATAAATAAGGATGAGTATCAAATCATTGATACTACGGCTGGTAGGCTGCTATTTAATGAGGTACTCCCTGAGGGTATGAGCTACCAGAACGACCCAATGACCAAATCTAAGCTTAAAAAAGTAATGGCCGAGGTATTTGATGTCTTCGGAGTAAACGCCACGGCAGATTTATCTGACGATGTGAAGGATCTAGGCTTTAAGTACGCCACATTATCAGGAATTTCTATCGGGATGGATGATCTTGTCGTACCAGAGGACCGAGCTGGTATTATCAGCGAAGGAGAGGCCAAGGTAGTTGGTTACGCTAGCCAGTACAACCAAGGTCTAATTACAGATGAAGAGCGCTATCAGAAAACAATCATTGCCTGGAAGGAAGTAGGAGTCGCGGTAGAGAAATCCTTAGTAGATACTCTTACAAGCAGTGAATCCACCCTTACGCTAGACATGGAATCTGGGGCACGCACAACAATGGCGCAGGTTAATCAAATGGCCGGAATGCTTGGTTTGATGCTCAACCCGTCTGGACGAACTATCGAGCTGCCAATTAGATCTAACTACAAAGATGGTTTGTCTGTGCTTGAGTACTTTATTAGCACTCATGGAGCTCGCAAGGGCCTTACCGACACAGCCCTTAGGACTGCTGAATCTGGCTACCTAACCCGACGCCTAGTAGATGTAAGCCAAGATATTGTAATATCTGAAGATGATTGTGGAGATAAGGAAGGCTATCTAATCACCAGGGCTGAGGCTGAAGCAGCTGGTGAAGAGGGCATTGGAGCATGGTTAGCGGGAAGAAATATCCATGAAAAGATTGTCGACCCAGCAACAGGCAAAACACTAATTAAAAAGGGCGATCTAATCCTGCCGGATGTAGCCAAAAAGATTAACGATCTTGGGATCGATACTGTTAAGATCAGATCAGTTCTTAAGTGCAAGAGCTTGTGGGGTGTCTGTGCTCAGTGCTACGGCCTAGATTTAGGCTCTGGAAAGCCTATAAGGCACGGCGAGGCAGTTGGTATTATAGCTGCTCAAAGTATCGGAGAGCCCGGCACCCAGCTTACTATGCGAACTATGCACGCAGGAGGTATCGCCACCGAAGACATCACTCAGGGTCTACCTAGAGTTGAAGAGATATTTGAAGTAAGAAGCCCCAAAGGGCAGGCTATACTGGCAGATGTCGAGGGAACAATACAAATTAGAAAAGCTGGCAACAAGCAAAACATCATAATCATACCCGACGACCAAAAAGTAACTGAGTATAAATTTGGTGAAATGATTGTCAAGGTCAAAGCTGGTGATATGGTGGAGCGAAGCCAAGTACTTGCGGAGAGTAAGGACGGAAAGCGTACTATTAAGGCTGGCGGCAGTGGCGAGGTAAAGATCGATAACGACAAGATACTTTTAACGCATCTAGGTGCTGGGCTTCGAGAGCACACTGTTGGTGAATATGTCGCCCTAGAAGTCAAGAATGGCGGCCGCGTAGAAGTTGGGCAGAGGTTAACAGAAGGACCGATAAACCTTCAGGATATGCTTAAATTGCGTGGCGAAGAAGCAGTCCAGCGATACATCATCGATGAAGTTCAGGCTATCTATCTTAGCCAGGGCCAGACAATCGCTGCTAAGCATATCGAAGTTATAATTCGCCAGATGTTTAGCAGAGTAATGATCGAGGAGCCAAATGCTACAAGCTTCATTTCAGGTGATGTTGTTTCCCAGACATCCCTAAAGGTAGAGAACCTTAAGGTGTCCAAGAAGGGCAAGAAGCCTGCAACTTATGAGCTACTTCTAATGCCAATTACTAAAATTTCGACTGGGGCTGATAGTTGGCTATCTGCCGCTTCATTCCAAGAAACCACTAGGGTTCTTATTGGAGCTGCGATGCGAGGTAAGTCCGATAACTTAAGAGGTCTAAAAGAGAATGTTATTATCGGGCGGTTAATCCCGGTAGGAACAGGCTTTAGGGGCAAGGAAGGGGGCAATGCTTGA
- a CDS encoding DNA-directed RNA polymerase subunit beta, giving the protein MAKSASARIYLNSQTTPLKLPDLIKIQLDSYNWFFEEGLKELFEEISPIEDFTGKKYELNFKSYKFDQAKVTEELAKEKNLSYEASLKATIELIIKETGEVKIQEIFLGDYPIMTARGTFIINGVERVVVSQLLRSPGVFFTRDGTADYFSAKIIPYRGAWLEIETAQNGVMSVKIDRKRKLPVTTLLRAFGFGTDTEIKEIFKDADSGEVKLIEETLSKDPTSTTAEALMEVYRRIRPGDLATVENSKALLDSMFFDFKRYDLSKVGRYKLNKRFGVNVKNNPDGRVLRKEDLIGIITEIIKLSNSNMPSEDIDHLGNRRLKMVGELIQGRFRVGLLRMERIVKDRMSIADPETIIPGQLINVRPIVASVKEFFASHQLSQFMDQINPLAEIVHKRRLNAMGPGGLSRERAGFEVRDVHRTHYGRICPIETPEGPNIGLVSTLATYAQVNEYGFIETPYFKVINEVAVKDSVGEFSSRTISEGGKVIVKAGDKITATLAKAIEKSGTSAVRIKARATSEIVYLDATDEEKAVIAQAQTPTDDKGYFVQPRVPVRGVGGEADEEDANNVDYMDISSNQVVGVSAALIPFLEHDNAKRTLMGANMQRQAVALIKPEAPIVGTGVEGRVAEDSGQVILAQEDGEVLSADAKEIVVKYKKAGRKSYKLINFVRSNQGSSMHQRTVVSSGQMVKRDDILADGMSTKEGELALGQNVLVAFMPFEGLNYEDAIIVSQRLVQDDRYTSIHIETHQVDVRDTKLGAEVITRDIPNVSEDSLKDLDDEGVVRIGAEVEAGDILVGKITPKGETDLSSEERLLRAIFGEKARDVKDTSLRLPNGTAGKVVEVKILSREAGDDLPAGVISQIYVAVAQLRKISVGDKMAGRHGNKGVISKILPIEDMPYLDDGTPVDIILNPLGVGARMNIGQILETHLGWAAQALGYRVASPVFDGVKVDQIKAELKKAGLPEDGKAQLFHGYTGEPFAETTTIGYKYMLKLQHMVDDKIHARSTGPYAMVTQQPLGGKAQMGGQRFGEMEVWALEAYGAANTLQEILTIKSDDVIGRSKAYESIIKNDEIKGPRIPESFNVLVKELQSLGLDVELEKPKTSQVMPAEELLEKGLEIEADELGSTVLMEGDKAAEGEAIVNLASDGSEDDFEALADNDTKLTEKEG; this is encoded by the coding sequence ATGGCAAAGTCAGCCAGTGCTAGAATTTACCTTAACAGTCAGACCACACCACTAAAACTACCTGATCTTATAAAGATTCAGCTGGATTCCTACAATTGGTTCTTTGAAGAAGGCCTTAAAGAACTGTTTGAAGAAATCTCGCCAATAGAGGACTTTACTGGCAAAAAGTATGAGCTAAACTTTAAAAGTTATAAGTTCGACCAAGCCAAAGTTACCGAAGAGCTCGCTAAAGAGAAGAACCTCAGCTATGAGGCATCACTTAAAGCAACTATAGAATTGATAATCAAGGAAACAGGTGAAGTAAAAATCCAAGAGATTTTCTTAGGCGACTACCCAATTATGACTGCTCGTGGCACCTTCATCATCAATGGCGTAGAGCGAGTTGTCGTGAGCCAGTTGCTACGCAGCCCAGGTGTATTCTTCACGCGCGATGGCACTGCTGATTATTTTTCGGCCAAAATTATCCCATATCGTGGCGCATGGCTAGAAATAGAAACTGCTCAAAATGGTGTTATGAGTGTCAAGATAGACCGAAAGCGTAAGCTTCCAGTTACTACACTTCTTAGAGCATTTGGGTTTGGCACAGATACCGAGATTAAGGAGATATTTAAGGATGCTGATAGCGGGGAAGTAAAGCTGATCGAAGAGACACTTTCCAAGGACCCAACTAGCACTACAGCAGAGGCACTTATGGAGGTATATCGTAGGATTAGGCCTGGCGATCTAGCAACAGTTGAAAATTCCAAGGCTTTACTGGATAGTATGTTTTTTGATTTTAAGCGCTACGATCTTAGCAAAGTAGGGCGCTACAAGCTCAATAAAAGATTCGGCGTTAATGTTAAGAATAACCCTGACGGAAGAGTACTTAGAAAAGAAGACCTTATCGGGATTATCACCGAGATAATCAAGCTTAGCAATAGTAATATGCCTTCAGAAGATATCGACCACCTAGGGAATCGCCGACTAAAGATGGTAGGGGAACTAATTCAGGGTCGTTTCCGAGTCGGCCTGCTGCGAATGGAGAGAATAGTAAAAGATCGAATGAGTATTGCCGATCCAGAGACTATTATCCCTGGACAGTTAATCAATGTGCGCCCGATTGTGGCTAGCGTTAAAGAGTTCTTTGCTAGTCACCAATTGAGTCAGTTCATGGATCAGATCAACCCATTAGCCGAGATCGTCCACAAGCGACGACTAAACGCAATGGGCCCTGGTGGATTGAGTCGTGAGCGTGCTGGATTCGAAGTTCGTGATGTACACAGAACTCACTACGGACGAATTTGTCCTATCGAAACCCCAGAAGGGCCAAATATTGGGCTGGTAAGCACTTTGGCCACATACGCCCAAGTAAACGAGTATGGATTCATCGAGACTCCATACTTCAAAGTTATAAATGAAGTTGCCGTTAAGGATTCAGTAGGAGAATTTTCCTCCAGGACTATTTCTGAGGGTGGCAAGGTGATTGTTAAGGCAGGCGATAAAATAACTGCTACTCTGGCTAAGGCAATAGAAAAATCCGGCACAAGTGCCGTCAGAATAAAAGCACGCGCTACATCTGAAATCGTATACCTTGATGCTACTGATGAAGAGAAGGCTGTGATAGCCCAGGCGCAGACGCCAACCGACGATAAGGGCTACTTTGTCCAGCCCCGCGTACCAGTAAGGGGTGTTGGTGGTGAGGCCGATGAAGAAGATGCCAATAATGTCGATTACATGGATATCAGCTCTAACCAAGTAGTTGGGGTATCAGCTGCCTTAATCCCATTCCTCGAGCACGATAATGCCAAAAGAACTCTAATGGGTGCGAACATGCAGCGCCAAGCAGTAGCTCTTATTAAGCCAGAAGCCCCGATTGTCGGAACTGGTGTAGAGGGAAGGGTTGCAGAGGACTCTGGGCAAGTAATTTTAGCCCAAGAAGATGGCGAAGTACTTTCAGCTGATGCCAAAGAAATAGTCGTCAAGTACAAGAAAGCAGGCAGGAAATCTTACAAGCTGATCAATTTCGTTCGATCTAACCAAGGGTCGTCAATGCATCAGCGCACTGTGGTTTCCTCAGGCCAGATGGTCAAGAGAGACGATATCCTAGCAGATGGAATGAGTACTAAAGAAGGTGAGTTAGCTCTAGGGCAGAATGTATTGGTGGCATTTATGCCATTTGAAGGCTTAAACTACGAAGATGCCATTATAGTCTCCCAAAGACTCGTTCAAGATGATAGGTATACTTCAATACATATTGAAACCCACCAAGTAGATGTCCGAGACACGAAGCTAGGTGCCGAAGTTATAACTAGGGATATCCCAAATGTATCTGAAGACAGCCTTAAGGACCTTGACGATGAAGGTGTGGTACGAATAGGAGCTGAAGTAGAGGCCGGCGATATCCTAGTAGGTAAGATAACACCTAAGGGGGAGACCGATTTATCCAGTGAAGAGCGGCTTCTTAGGGCCATATTTGGCGAAAAAGCTAGAGATGTAAAGGACACTAGCTTGAGGTTGCCAAATGGTACTGCAGGAAAAGTAGTCGAGGTGAAGATACTTAGTAGAGAGGCCGGGGATGACCTCCCAGCTGGTGTAATTAGCCAAATATATGTAGCTGTTGCACAGCTTAGAAAAATATCAGTTGGCGATAAGATGGCTGGACGGCACGGTAATAAGGGCGTAATTAGTAAGATATTACCTATTGAAGACATGCCCTATCTAGACGATGGCACACCAGTAGACATTATTCTAAACCCACTAGGTGTAGGTGCTCGTATGAATATTGGCCAGATACTAGAAACTCACCTAGGATGGGCGGCTCAGGCACTAGGCTACCGAGTTGCCTCCCCTGTGTTTGACGGAGTTAAGGTAGACCAAATCAAAGCAGAGCTTAAGAAGGCAGGCCTACCTGAAGATGGCAAAGCTCAGCTATTCCATGGCTATACCGGTGAGCCATTCGCAGAAACCACTACAATTGGCTATAAGTATATGCTGAAACTTCAGCATATGGTTGATGATAAGATCCATGCAAGATCAACTGGGCCATACGCTATGGTTACCCAGCAACCACTTGGCGGTAAAGCTCAAATGGGTGGACAGAGATTCGGAGAGATGGAAGTTTGGGCTCTTGAAGCATACGGCGCAGCCAATACACTCCAGGAAATACTTACTATAAAATCTGATGATGTAATTGGCAGAAGTAAAGCCTATGAATCAATAATTAAGAATGATGAGATAAAGGGGCCAAGAATACCTGAATCATTCAATGTGTTAGTTAAGGAGCTGCAGAGCTTGGGATTAGATGTTGAACTAGAGAAACCCAAGACATCACAGGTTATGCCAGCCGAAGAGCTACTAGAGAAAGGCCTTGAAATTGAAGCTGATGAGCTTGGCTCAACCGTACTCATGGAGGGCGATAAAGCCGCCGAGGGCGAAGCGATAGTGAACCTCGCCTCTGATGGATCCGAGGATGATTTTGAAGCCCTAGCTGATAATGATACCAAATTAACCGAGAAGGAAGGCTAG
- the clpP gene encoding ATP-dependent Clp endopeptidase proteolytic subunit ClpP — protein MNGQILIPTVIEKTSMGERAYDIYSRLLKERIIFLGTEVDDTVANLVIAQLLFLESEDKHADIKLYINSPGGSVTAGMAIFDTMELINPDVSTICVGMAASMGAFLMACGQKGKRFSLPNSRIMIHQPSGGFQGTASDIEITAKEIIKIREKLNIILSEKTGQKVSKITNDSDRDFWMDANEAKSYGIVDKVVEKK, from the coding sequence ATGAACGGACAGATACTAATCCCCACAGTCATAGAGAAGACCAGTATGGGCGAGCGCGCCTATGATATATATTCTCGCTTGCTAAAAGAGAGGATAATATTCCTGGGAACAGAGGTAGATGACACTGTAGCTAACTTAGTCATCGCTCAGCTTTTGTTTCTTGAGAGCGAGGATAAGCATGCAGATATCAAATTGTATATTAATTCGCCCGGAGGGAGTGTTACTGCTGGAATGGCAATATTTGATACCATGGAATTGATAAATCCGGATGTTAGTACAATTTGTGTTGGTATGGCCGCAAGTATGGGGGCATTTCTGATGGCTTGCGGGCAAAAAGGCAAGAGGTTTTCGCTGCCCAACTCTAGAATAATGATCCATCAGCCCTCGGGTGGTTTCCAGGGTACTGCTTCGGATATCGAAATAACAGCCAAAGAGATCATTAAAATCCGCGAAAAGCTAAATATAATTCTATCTGAAAAAACAGGCCAGAAAGTGTCTAAAATAACCAACGACAGCGATCGTGATTTCTGGATGGATGCCAACGAAGCCAAAAGCTACGGCATAGTCGATAAGGTCGTCGAAAAGAAGTAA